From a single Leptotrichia sp. OH3620_COT-345 genomic region:
- the infC gene encoding translation initiation factor IF-3: MFFIKGTNKSDEPRMNERIRAREIRVIGEDGEQFGVLSVNEAMVLANEKGLDLVEISPNAAPPVCKIMDYGKFKYEKTKKDKENKKKQKNVIIKEIRIKPHIDEHDKETKISQIEKFIAKEYKVKVSLRLTGREKLHADSSIKILDEFANHFEETATVEKKYGKEQVQKFIMLSPKK; this comes from the coding sequence GTGTTCTTTATAAAAGGAACTAATAAATCTGATGAACCGAGAATGAATGAAAGAATCAGAGCAAGAGAAATAAGAGTAATCGGAGAAGACGGAGAACAATTCGGAGTGCTGTCAGTTAATGAGGCAATGGTACTTGCAAATGAGAAAGGACTTGATTTAGTCGAAATATCTCCAAATGCTGCACCGCCTGTATGTAAAATTATGGACTATGGAAAATTCAAGTATGAGAAAACAAAAAAAGATAAGGAAAACAAAAAGAAACAAAAAAATGTCATAATCAAAGAAATACGAATTAAACCTCATATTGATGAGCATGACAAAGAAACAAAAATATCTCAGATTGAAAAATTCATAGCAAAGGAATATAAGGTGAAAGTGAGTTTAAGACTTACAGGTAGAGAAAAATTACATGCCGATTCTTCCATTAAAATTTTAGACGAGTTTGCAAATCATTTTGAAGAAACTGCAACTGTTGAAAAAAAGTACGGAAAAGAACAGGTACAGAAATTTATTATGTTATCACCTAAAAAGTAA
- the rpmI gene encoding 50S ribosomal protein L35, with the protein MPKMKTHKGTKKRVKVTGSGKLVIKHSGKSHILTKKSNKRKKRLGQDAIVPKGAERRIKKLLAGQEGR; encoded by the coding sequence ATGCCAAAAATGAAAACACACAAAGGAACTAAAAAAAGGGTCAAAGTAACAGGAAGTGGAAAACTGGTTATTAAACATTCAGGAAAAAGTCATATTTTGACTAAAAAATCAAATAAAAGAAAGAAAAGATTAGGACAGGATGCGATAGTTCCAAAAGGTGCAGAAAGAAGAATTAAAAAGTTGTTAGCAGGACAAGAAGGAAGATAA
- the rplT gene encoding 50S ribosomal protein L20 — MPRVKTGIVRRKKHKKVLKEAKGYRGSVKTNFKKANEAVKKAMAYATEHRKQKKRKMRELWIIRINAAARLNGVSYSKFMNGLKKAGIELDRKVLADLALNNPSDFAKLVEKVK; from the coding sequence ATGCCAAGAGTAAAAACAGGAATAGTAAGAAGAAAAAAACATAAAAAAGTATTAAAAGAAGCAAAAGGATATAGAGGATCCGTAAAAACGAATTTTAAGAAAGCCAATGAAGCTGTAAAAAAAGCTATGGCTTATGCAACAGAGCATAGAAAACAGAAAAAGAGAAAAATGAGAGAATTGTGGATAATAAGAATAAATGCTGCAGCAAGGTTAAATGGAGTTTCATATTCTAAATTTATGAATGGACTGAAAAAAGCGGGAATAGAACTTGATAGAAAAGTATTAGCTGACTTAGCTTTAAACAATCCGTCAGATTTTGCAAAATTGGTAGAAAAAGTGAAATAA
- a CDS encoding 4Fe-4S binding protein, whose product MAFVIEKETCIACGACEGVCPVEAISEADGKYEIDATTCIDCGACEGVCPVEAISQAS is encoded by the coding sequence ATGGCATTCGTGATAGAAAAAGAAACTTGTATAGCTTGTGGAGCATGTGAAGGTGTGTGTCCTGTGGAAGCTATTTCGGAAGCAGACGGTAAATATGAAATAGATGCAACTACATGTATTGATTGTGGGGCATGTGAAGGTGTATGTCCAGTAGAAGCTATATCTCAGGCTAGTTAA
- a CDS encoding homoserine dehydrogenase, whose translation MKIGIIGLGTVGEGVLKVLSTERSNIFEKSTADIEVKYACDLNINREFSFDFDRSVLIDDYKVIINDPEIDVVVELIGGETIAKNIIIEAFRAKKNVVTANKALVAKHGVELFRIAKENQVSFLFEAAVGGGIPIITPLMESLVANTITEIRGIMNGTSNYILTKMKIDKLSFNEALSNASAKGYAETDPSYDIDGIDAGHKINILASLAYGGSIKFKDMQLSGIREINTIDIFAANQLNCTIKLIAHSKLLSESSVQISVEPTLVPNLEILSKVDDVYNAIETIGSYTGETLFYGKGAGMDPTASAVVADIVKITTGTHIKSDYFFNSTKVFNAVDINTIKGSYYIRVSSDFDIEKSPFKIYNEIDNYYIILANDISRNDINEYIKNSQEKLILKMMK comes from the coding sequence ATGAAAATAGGAATTATTGGATTAGGAACTGTAGGTGAAGGAGTGTTGAAAGTTCTTTCAACAGAAAGAAGTAATATTTTTGAAAAGTCAACTGCAGATATTGAAGTGAAATATGCCTGTGATCTCAATATTAACAGGGAATTTTCATTTGATTTTGACAGATCAGTTCTCATAGATGATTATAAAGTAATTATCAATGACCCTGAAATTGATGTTGTAGTGGAACTTATCGGAGGAGAAACTATTGCAAAAAATATTATTATAGAAGCTTTCAGAGCAAAAAAAAATGTAGTTACCGCAAATAAAGCACTTGTTGCAAAACATGGAGTGGAATTATTCCGAATTGCAAAAGAAAATCAGGTTTCTTTTCTTTTTGAAGCTGCCGTGGGAGGAGGAATACCTATTATAACTCCATTAATGGAAAGTCTTGTAGCAAATACAATCACTGAAATAAGAGGTATAATGAATGGTACTTCAAATTATATACTTACTAAAATGAAAATAGACAAATTATCATTTAATGAAGCTCTTTCTAATGCTTCCGCCAAGGGATACGCCGAAACTGATCCGAGTTATGATATTGACGGAATAGATGCGGGACATAAAATTAACATACTTGCTTCCCTCGCATACGGAGGCTCAATAAAATTTAAAGATATGCAGCTTTCAGGAATTAGAGAAATAAATACAATAGATATTTTTGCTGCAAATCAGCTCAACTGTACGATTAAATTAATAGCCCATTCCAAACTGTTATCTGAAAGTTCCGTTCAGATTTCCGTTGAGCCCACTCTTGTACCGAATTTAGAAATTCTGTCAAAAGTTGATGATGTATATAATGCTATAGAAACAATAGGCTCGTATACAGGAGAAACATTATTTTACGGTAAAGGAGCGGGAATGGACCCTACAGCTTCAGCAGTAGTTGCAGATATTGTAAAAATAACTACCGGAACTCATATAAAATCCGATTATTTCTTTAATTCTACAAAAGTTTTTAATGCGGTAGATATTAATACTATAAAAGGTTCTTACTATATAAGGGTTTCATCTGATTTTGATATAGAAAAATCTCCATTTAAAATATATAATGAAATTGACAATTACTATATTATACTTGCTAATGATATTTCAAGAAATGATATAAATGAATATATTAAAAATTCTCAAGAAAAGCTTATACTGAAAATGATGAAATAA
- a CDS encoding aspartate kinase, producing the protein MALIIQKYGGTSVADAECVKKVAKRIVKYRKEGHNVIVVVSAPAGTTDSLIKRAYEISSSPNKRELDMLLTSGEQISIASLAIAIHSMGEKAVSLNAFQVKFKTTGDYTKAEILDIDTKIIEEKISEGNVVVFAGFQGITENNDITTLGRGGSDTTAVALGAALNADEVEIYTDVDGVYTADPRVVKNPKKLETVSYQEMLELAVSGAKVLHPRSVQIAAKYDISIHLRSSFDNSTGTIVKEEKEGENLMEKAKIVGVTSSKNEGKITLSGVPDKPGIAAKVFSTLAKSKINTDIILQSSSINKELNNISYTVKTEDLKEAVEISENLKKEIGAEGVSFEDKVAKVSVIGIGLKTHYETTAEIFDTLAENSINIDMISCSEINVSCIIKEADLEKAVKALHAKFIET; encoded by the coding sequence ATGGCTTTAATCATTCAAAAGTACGGCGGAACTTCAGTTGCAGATGCTGAATGTGTTAAAAAAGTTGCCAAAAGAATTGTAAAATACAGAAAAGAAGGACACAATGTAATAGTTGTAGTATCTGCACCTGCCGGAACGACGGATTCACTTATAAAAAGAGCATATGAAATTTCTTCTTCCCCAAATAAGAGAGAACTTGATATGCTCCTTACTTCAGGAGAACAAATTTCAATAGCTTCACTGGCTATCGCTATTCATTCTATGGGAGAAAAGGCTGTTTCATTGAATGCTTTTCAAGTGAAATTCAAGACAACAGGAGATTATACTAAAGCTGAAATACTGGACATTGATACTAAAATTATTGAAGAAAAGATTTCCGAGGGGAATGTAGTAGTATTTGCAGGATTTCAGGGAATTACCGAAAATAATGATATTACCACTTTGGGAAGAGGTGGTTCCGATACCACGGCTGTTGCACTTGGGGCTGCTCTGAATGCGGATGAAGTGGAAATTTATACAGATGTCGATGGAGTCTACACAGCCGATCCGAGAGTAGTTAAAAATCCAAAAAAATTAGAAACCGTTTCTTATCAAGAAATGCTTGAACTTGCAGTTTCAGGAGCAAAAGTTCTTCATCCAAGATCCGTACAGATTGCTGCAAAATATGATATAAGTATACATTTGCGTTCGTCATTTGATAATTCTACAGGAACAATCGTAAAAGAAGAAAAAGAAGGAGAAAATTTAATGGAAAAAGCAAAAATTGTGGGGGTCACTTCGTCTAAAAATGAAGGAAAAATAACATTATCAGGAGTACCTGACAAACCGGGCATAGCTGCCAAAGTCTTTTCAACACTGGCAAAATCAAAAATAAATACCGATATTATATTACAAAGTTCCAGCATAAATAAAGAATTAAACAATATTTCATATACTGTAAAAACAGAAGATTTAAAAGAAGCTGTTGAGATTTCAGAAAATCTCAAAAAAGAAATCGGAGCTGAAGGAGTTTCCTTTGAAGATAAAGTAGCTAAAGTATCTGTTATCGGCATAGGTTTAAAAACCCATTATGAAACTACAGCTGAAATTTTTGATACCCTTGCTGAAAACAGTATTAATATAGATATGATTTCATGTTCAGAAATTAATGTCTCTTGTATAATAAAAGAAGCCGACCTTGAAAAAGCTGTAAAAGCCTTACACGCAAAATTTATAGAAACATAA
- a CDS encoding cold-shock protein: MLGKVKWFNDKKGFGFISGEDGNDYFLHFSKINKDGFKSVNEGEEVSFDVEDGPKGPQATNVVSQ; the protein is encoded by the coding sequence TTGTTAGGTAAGGTAAAATGGTTTAACGACAAAAAAGGATTCGGATTTATTTCAGGGGAGGATGGAAATGATTATTTTCTTCATTTTTCAAAAATAAATAAAGACGGATTCAAATCAGTTAATGAAGGTGAAGAAGTAAGTTTTGATGTGGAAGACGGGCCAAAAGGACCTCAAGCAACAAACGTTGTTTCTCAGTAA
- a CDS encoding ABC-F family ATP-binding cassette domain-containing protein, whose translation MISTSNLSVQFGGRKLFDEVDIKFTPGNCYGIIGPNGAGKSTFLKILTGEADSTSGEVIIDKNKRLSFLKQDHFAYEDEEVLNVVMMGHQKLYDIMLQKNELYSKEEFSEEDGILAAELEGEFAELDGWEAETNAEKFLIGLGIPAELHHKLMKELTEPEKVKVLLAQAIFGNPDILLLDEPTNGLDLKAVKWLEDFLMELENTTVLVVSHDRHFLNKVCTHIADIDYGKIKMFVGNYDFWYESNKLMQELIRNQNKKLEQKKKELQDFIARFSANASKSKQATSRKKQLEKLQFEDMQISNRKYPYIEFKPDREAGNNLLKVENLTKTVDGEKVLDNISFTINTGDKVVILSNNDIAKTVLFQVLSGEMEPDSGVYEWGITTSQSYFPKDNSEYFENVDLSLIDWLRQFSSDQHEEYVRGFLGRMLFSGEEAKKKAKVLSGGEKVRCMLSRMMLSGSNVLLLDNPTDHLDLEAITSLNKSLINFPGTVLFTTHDHEFIQTVANKIIEITPNGILEKEMEYDDYINDENVQKRLSELYSQN comes from the coding sequence TTGATTTCAACAAGTAACCTATCAGTCCAATTCGGAGGAAGAAAACTTTTTGACGAAGTGGACATCAAATTTACACCGGGTAACTGTTACGGGATAATCGGTCCTAACGGTGCAGGAAAATCAACATTTTTAAAAATACTCACAGGAGAAGCTGATTCCACTTCAGGAGAAGTGATCATTGATAAAAATAAAAGACTGTCATTTTTGAAACAAGACCATTTTGCATATGAAGATGAAGAAGTATTAAATGTAGTAATGATGGGACATCAAAAATTATATGATATTATGTTACAGAAAAATGAACTTTATTCAAAAGAAGAATTTAGTGAAGAAGACGGTATCCTCGCAGCAGAACTTGAAGGAGAATTTGCCGAGCTTGATGGTTGGGAAGCTGAAACAAATGCTGAAAAATTTCTTATAGGGTTAGGAATTCCGGCTGAACTTCATCATAAACTGATGAAAGAATTAACAGAACCTGAAAAAGTTAAAGTCCTTTTAGCCCAAGCTATTTTCGGAAATCCTGATATACTGTTATTAGACGAGCCTACAAATGGACTCGATCTTAAAGCTGTAAAATGGTTGGAAGATTTTCTTATGGAACTTGAAAACACTACAGTTCTTGTAGTTTCCCACGATAGACACTTTTTGAATAAAGTATGTACACATATTGCCGATATTGATTACGGAAAAATTAAAATGTTTGTCGGAAACTATGATTTCTGGTATGAGTCAAATAAATTAATGCAGGAACTTATTAGAAATCAAAATAAAAAACTTGAACAAAAGAAAAAAGAACTTCAGGATTTCATAGCCAGATTTTCAGCGAACGCTTCAAAATCCAAACAAGCCACAAGCCGTAAAAAACAGTTGGAAAAACTTCAATTTGAAGATATGCAAATCTCCAACAGAAAATATCCTTACATTGAATTTAAACCTGACAGAGAAGCGGGGAATAATTTACTAAAAGTCGAAAATCTCACTAAAACAGTAGATGGAGAAAAAGTACTTGATAATATTTCTTTCACTATAAATACAGGAGATAAAGTAGTTATCCTATCAAATAACGATATTGCCAAAACAGTTCTTTTCCAGGTACTGTCAGGAGAAATGGAACCTGACTCAGGAGTTTACGAATGGGGTATAACAACTTCACAAAGTTATTTTCCAAAAGACAATTCCGAATATTTTGAAAATGTAGATTTATCCCTTATAGACTGGTTAAGACAGTTTTCTTCAGACCAACATGAAGAATATGTAAGAGGATTTTTAGGAAGAATGCTCTTTTCAGGAGAAGAAGCCAAGAAAAAAGCAAAAGTTCTGTCAGGAGGAGAAAAAGTAAGATGCATGCTTTCAAGAATGATGCTTTCAGGTTCAAATGTCTTATTACTTGATAATCCTACAGATCATCTTGATCTTGAAGCTATTACTTCTTTAAATAAATCTCTTATAAATTTTCCGGGAACGGTATTATTTACTACACATGATCATGAATTTATTCAAACTGTGGCAAATAAAATTATAGAAATTACACCTAACGGGATTCTCGAAAAAGAAATGGAATATGATGATTATATTAATGATGAAAATGTGCAGAAAAGACTTTCCGAGCTATATTCTCAAAATTAA
- a CDS encoding ABC transporter substrate-binding protein translates to MKKKFLWLFMIMAALVLTACGGKGSGATSDSKNAEIKGKVVIYTSMYEDIIDNVKGKLKKEFPNLEVEFFQGGTGTLQSKVAAEMQANKLGADILMVAEPSYSLELKEKGVLHSYVSKNVENLALDYDKEGYWYPVRILNMVLAYNPEKYKKEQVAQSFDEFSKREDLKGKISIPDPLKSGTALAAVSALTEKYGEAYFETLAKQNPVVESGSVAVTKLETGEAAQIMILEESILKKREEESSALEVIYPTDGVISTPSTIMTIKEELSANKNIKAAEALTDWFLSPVGQEAIVAGWMHSVLKNPEKAPYDAKNTSEILNSVMKINWENTYRNREQLRKIFEKHVVK, encoded by the coding sequence ATGAAAAAGAAATTTTTATGGTTGTTCATGATAATGGCAGCTTTGGTTTTAACAGCTTGTGGAGGTAAAGGAAGCGGAGCGACTTCGGATTCCAAAAATGCTGAAATAAAAGGAAAGGTAGTTATTTACACATCTATGTATGAAGACATAATAGATAATGTAAAAGGAAAATTGAAAAAAGAATTTCCTAATCTGGAAGTAGAATTTTTCCAAGGAGGAACGGGAACTCTTCAGTCTAAAGTTGCAGCTGAAATGCAGGCAAATAAACTGGGAGCTGATATACTTATGGTTGCAGAACCGTCTTATTCTTTAGAATTAAAAGAAAAAGGAGTATTACACTCCTATGTTTCTAAAAATGTTGAAAATCTCGCACTGGATTATGATAAAGAAGGATACTGGTATCCTGTACGTATACTTAATATGGTTTTAGCATATAATCCTGAAAAATATAAAAAAGAACAGGTAGCACAGTCTTTTGATGAATTTTCCAAAAGAGAGGATTTAAAAGGGAAAATCTCTATTCCCGATCCGCTGAAATCAGGTACGGCTTTAGCTGCAGTATCCGCTTTAACTGAAAAATACGGAGAAGCTTACTTTGAAACTTTGGCAAAGCAGAATCCTGTTGTAGAATCCGGTTCTGTTGCAGTTACAAAATTAGAAACAGGTGAAGCTGCACAAATAATGATATTAGAAGAATCCATTTTGAAAAAAAGAGAAGAAGAAAGCTCAGCTTTGGAGGTTATATATCCTACAGACGGAGTAATTTCCACTCCAAGTACAATTATGACAATAAAGGAAGAATTGTCGGCAAATAAAAATATAAAAGCGGCTGAAGCTCTTACAGACTGGTTTTTATCTCCTGTAGGACAGGAAGCTATTGTTGCGGGATGGATGCATTCAGTTTTAAAAAATCCTGAAAAAGCTCCTTATGATGCTAAAAATACTTCGGAAATTTTAAATTCTGTTATGAAAATAAACTGGGAAAACACATATCGTAATAGAGAACAGTTACGTAAAATTTTTGAAAAGCATGTAGTAAAATAG
- a CDS encoding iron ABC transporter permease, which produces MSSIKKRHIDIKWIVILGIVAFLFVFEVVPLFNLLISSFFPKGTFSLESFKRVYTYDLNWTALKNTLITSGLTTIFGVMLAFPLAFLVGRTDMYGKKFFRTLFVVTYMVPPYVGAMAWLRLLNPKAGVLNKFLMNIFHLQKAPFNIYTIAGMVWVLTCFFYPYAFITISRAMEKMDPSLEEASKISGASPLKTLMTVTVPMMTPSIIAAGLLVFVASASVFGIPSIIGAPGKIYTVTTRIIDFVHIGSEEGLNDAMALAVFLMLIANVVLYITTFVIGKRQFITMSGKSTRPNIVELGKWRLPVTAIVSIFSFFVVILPFITVALTSFTVNMGKPIGLSNMSLAAWEKVFSRASIVSSTKNSIIAGIAAAFFGIVISCVMAYLLQRTNVKGKKIPDFLITLGSGTPSVTIALALIISMSGKFKINIYNTLSIMIVAYMIKYMMMGMRTVVSAMSQVHPSLEEAAQISGANWLQMLKDVTVPLIGASIVAGFFLIFMPSFYELTMSTLLYSSNTKTIGYELYIYQTYHSQQVASALATAILIFVIIINYVLNKLTKGQFSI; this is translated from the coding sequence ATGTCTAGTATAAAAAAACGGCACATAGATATAAAATGGATTGTGATACTGGGAATTGTTGCATTTTTATTTGTATTTGAGGTAGTTCCCTTATTTAATCTGTTAATAAGTTCCTTTTTTCCAAAAGGGACATTTTCACTGGAATCTTTTAAAAGAGTCTATACTTATGATTTAAACTGGACTGCATTGAAAAATACATTGATTACTTCGGGACTTACTACGATTTTCGGAGTTATGTTGGCTTTTCCCCTTGCATTTCTTGTGGGAAGGACTGATATGTACGGAAAGAAATTTTTTAGAACACTTTTTGTAGTTACATATATGGTTCCTCCTTATGTGGGTGCTATGGCATGGTTACGTTTACTAAATCCCAAAGCCGGAGTTTTAAATAAATTTCTTATGAATATTTTTCATTTACAGAAAGCTCCTTTTAACATTTATACCATTGCAGGAATGGTATGGGTTCTTACTTGTTTTTTCTATCCTTATGCTTTTATAACAATATCAAGAGCAATGGAAAAAATGGATCCCTCGTTGGAAGAAGCATCAAAAATATCAGGAGCCTCTCCGTTGAAAACATTAATGACAGTTACAGTTCCTATGATGACACCGAGTATAATTGCGGCAGGTCTTCTCGTATTTGTAGCTTCAGCATCTGTATTCGGGATTCCGTCAATAATAGGAGCACCGGGAAAAATCTACACTGTAACTACACGTATTATAGACTTTGTACATATAGGCTCTGAGGAAGGATTGAATGATGCAATGGCTTTAGCTGTATTTCTTATGTTAATAGCAAATGTAGTTTTGTATATTACGACATTTGTAATAGGAAAGCGTCAATTTATAACTATGAGTGGGAAATCTACAAGGCCTAATATAGTCGAACTTGGGAAATGGAGATTACCTGTAACTGCTATTGTTTCAATATTTTCATTTTTTGTAGTAATTTTGCCTTTTATTACAGTAGCTTTAACTTCATTCACTGTAAATATGGGTAAACCTATAGGTCTTTCCAATATGTCTTTGGCAGCGTGGGAAAAAGTGTTTTCAAGAGCATCAATAGTAAGTTCAACTAAAAACAGTATAATTGCCGGAATTGCAGCGGCATTTTTCGGAATTGTCATTTCGTGTGTAATGGCATATTTACTTCAGAGAACAAATGTAAAAGGTAAAAAAATACCTGATTTTCTCATTACTTTAGGTTCGGGAACTCCAAGTGTAACAATAGCCCTTGCATTGATAATATCAATGAGTGGAAAATTTAAAATTAATATTTATAATACTTTGTCAATAATGATAGTGGCATATATGATAAAATATATGATGATGGGAATGAGGACAGTAGTTTCAGCAATGAGCCAAGTGCATCCGTCCCTTGAGGAAGCTGCACAGATTTCAGGAGCTAACTGGTTGCAAATGCTTAAAGATGTAACGGTTCCTTTAATAGGAGCAAGTATTGTAGCAGGTTTCTTTCTGATATTTATGCCTTCATTTTATGAATTGACAATGTCAACTTTACTTTATTCATCAAATACAAAAACTATCGGTTATGAATTGTACATATATCAGACTTATCATAGCCAGCAGGTAGCGAGTGCATTGGCAACGGCTATTCTGATATTTGTAATTATAATCAATTATGTTTTGAACAAACTGACTAAAGGACAGTTTTCAATTTAA
- a CDS encoding ABC transporter ATP-binding protein, translating into MASVTIKGVTKSFGNVKVLQEFNQKFEDGEFITLLGPSGCGKTTMLRLIAGFEKPSSGEIYIGDKLVSGTNSFIPPEKREIGMVFQSYAVWPHMNVFDNVAYPLKIQKKSKNEIEERVNEALKIVHLEQYKDRFPSELSGGQQQRVALGRALVARPEILLLDEPLSNLDAKLREEMRYEIKEITKKLKITVIYVTHDQIEAMTMSDRIVLINKGEIQQIGTPQEIYSNPNNVFTANFVGKVDFIKGKVEGNEILLNNSEGQKLENRSSHKGNVIVAVRPENIALSDDGEIKGKVFSKFYLGDSNDLRIEIGKGNILRVMARASTYETLKTGEEVRVKILDYFIFEDDGKDQTKIMT; encoded by the coding sequence ATGGCTTCTGTAACAATAAAAGGTGTAACAAAATCATTCGGAAACGTAAAAGTTTTACAAGAATTTAATCAGAAATTTGAAGATGGAGAATTTATAACTCTGCTTGGACCCTCGGGATGCGGAAAAACAACTATGCTCAGGCTTATAGCAGGATTTGAAAAGCCGAGTAGTGGAGAAATTTATATAGGAGATAAGCTTGTATCAGGAACAAATTCTTTTATACCTCCTGAAAAAAGAGAAATAGGAATGGTATTTCAGTCATATGCAGTATGGCCTCATATGAATGTCTTTGATAATGTGGCTTATCCCTTGAAAATACAGAAAAAATCCAAAAATGAAATTGAAGAAAGAGTAAATGAAGCTTTAAAAATAGTTCATCTTGAACAATATAAAGATCGTTTTCCATCAGAACTGTCAGGAGGTCAGCAACAGAGAGTGGCGTTAGGAAGAGCATTAGTAGCAAGACCTGAAATACTCCTGTTGGATGAGCCTTTATCAAATCTTGATGCAAAATTAAGAGAGGAAATGAGATATGAAATAAAGGAAATAACTAAAAAACTTAAAATAACGGTAATTTATGTAACTCATGACCAGATTGAAGCAATGACGATGAGTGATAGAATAGTATTGATTAATAAAGGAGAAATACAGCAAATCGGTACTCCACAGGAAATATATTCAAATCCCAATAATGTTTTCACTGCAAATTTTGTAGGTAAAGTGGATTTTATAAAAGGAAAAGTAGAGGGAAATGAAATTCTACTGAATAATAGTGAAGGACAGAAATTGGAAAATAGAAGTTCTCATAAAGGAAATGTTATTGTAGCTGTACGACCTGAAAATATAGCTCTTTCAGATGATGGAGAAATAAAAGGTAAAGTTTTTTCAAAATTTTATTTAGGAGATTCCAACGATTTACGAATAGAAATTGGAAAAGGGAATATTTTAAGGGTTATGGCAAGAGCTTCCACTTATGAAACATTGAAAACAGGTGAAGAAGTAAGAGTGAAGATTTTAGATTATTTTATTTTTGAAGATGACGGAAAAGATCAGACGAAAATAATGACTTAA
- a CDS encoding ubiquinol-cytochrome C reductase produces the protein MKKWFLVGMLIFGVIGFAKDRFVEKCEITSKGVYKNGVRYVNCISRATGRHFNFINVEEFTYQDMDKGTAYVIHFRGNGYRNLKILTHDYPLN, from the coding sequence ATGAAAAAATGGTTTTTAGTCGGAATGTTAATATTCGGTGTGATAGGATTTGCAAAAGACAGATTTGTTGAAAAATGTGAAATAACATCGAAAGGAGTATATAAAAACGGAGTGAGATATGTAAACTGTATAAGCAGAGCTACAGGAAGACATTTCAATTTCATAAATGTAGAAGAATTTACATATCAGGATATGGATAAAGGGACAGCTTATGTCATTCACTTTAGAGGGAACGGATATAGAAACCTGAAAATACTGACACATGATTATCCTTTAAATTAA
- a CDS encoding histidinol-phosphatase, giving the protein MKTNFHTHNYRCGHAVGNVEDYVKVAIEEGYTELGISDHAPLPAYYFDRMKMEDLENYLEEIEKSQNKYGKQIKIYKSLEIEYFPEFQSYYDELRNKLDYIILGLHAFRKNEEDKNKIYNAWTIKNEEDIIFYAKYMAEAIKTGNFDYVAHPDLYMINYRKWTAACVEAAHIICKAAEEMDLPLEVNANGIRKTLERYPEWDRYMYPYKEFWEIVRQYNIRTIIGSDTHNYNEMEDEPMEMARKFAEELNLKVIETMF; this is encoded by the coding sequence ATGAAAACAAATTTCCATACACATAATTATAGATGTGGTCATGCTGTTGGAAATGTAGAAGATTATGTAAAGGTAGCTATAGAAGAAGGATATACTGAACTGGGGATATCGGATCATGCTCCGCTTCCCGCATATTATTTCGACAGAATGAAAATGGAAGATCTGGAGAACTATCTTGAAGAAATAGAAAAAAGTCAAAATAAATACGGTAAACAGATTAAAATATATAAATCCCTTGAAATAGAATATTTTCCTGAATTTCAGAGTTATTATGATGAACTTAGAAATAAGCTGGATTACATAATATTGGGACTACATGCTTTCAGGAAAAATGAGGAAGACAAAAATAAAATATATAATGCATGGACAATAAAAAACGAAGAAGATATAATTTTTTATGCGAAATATATGGCAGAAGCGATAAAAACAGGAAATTTTGATTATGTAGCCCATCCCGATTTATATATGATAAATTATAGGAAGTGGACAGCAGCCTGTGTTGAAGCTGCACATATAATATGTAAAGCTGCAGAAGAAATGGACCTGCCGTTGGAAGTAAATGCAAACGGTATAAGAAAAACATTGGAAAGATATCCTGAATGGGACAGGTATATGTATCCGTATAAGGAATTTTGGGAAATTGTCAGACAGTATAATATTCGCACTATAATAGGTTCAGATACTCATAATTATAATGAGATGGAAGATGAACCGATGGAAATGGCGAGAAAATTTGCTGAAGAATTAAACTTAAAAGTAATAGAAACTATGTTTTAA